A genomic region of Trifolium pratense cultivar HEN17-A07 linkage group LG3, ARS_RC_1.1, whole genome shotgun sequence contains the following coding sequences:
- the LOC123917305 gene encoding pre-mRNA-splicing factor CWC22 homolog, with translation MNGRSEERRSDSEEEEGQFIRNREEREDSRKRRGRDEDSKRDRRGAEEEDRRRIKDRGEDSEDEVDRKRNRDKDRSERDGDIVKERDRDNRRRHKGSSDEEIRDRERRHRVDRDGGNEKEKDHRRRYKDDSEEDDRKRNRDRRYRDRDDDNEKERDRRGRYKDDLEEEFDRKRDRNGDRRHRVDDRDGDNEKERDRRGDNDRRGNGERRHRDGDNEKERDRRGDDDDRRGNGERRQRVEKNGDNEREEIRKKEEGRGGAIPAIPASGINGDASTLGKSGGVYIPPFKLARMMREVDDKSSPEYQRLTWDALRKSINGLVNKVNAINITNIIPELFSENLVRGRGLFCRSCMKSQMASPGFTDVFAAMVAVVNTKFPQVGDLLLKRIVLQLKRAYKRNDKPQLLAAVKFVAHLVNQQVAHEIIALELLTVLLEKPTDDSVEVAVGFVTECGSTLQDLTPKGLHGIFERFRGILHEGEIDKRVQFLIEGLFAIRKAKFQGYPAVRPELDLVEQEDQLTHEISLDEEIDPETSLDIFKPDPNYMENEKRYEELKKTLLGEEEKESEGEEGSDDESDEDGESDEENEESMQIKDETETNLVNLRRTIYLTIMSSVDFEEAGHKLLKIHLEPGQEMELCIMLLECCSQERTYLRYYGLLGQRFCMINKVHQENFEKCFVQQYSMIHRLETNKLRNVAKFFAHLLGTFALPWNVLSYIRLTEEDTTSSSRIFIKILFQELSEHLGIRLLNERLNDPTMQEFFESIFPKDNPKNTRFCINFFTSIGLGGLTENLREHLKNMPRMIMQQQKQVSDSDSDNESGNSSSSDSGTSSESESDSASSDESDRKRRKRRRK, from the exons ATGAATGGTAGAAGTGAAGAACGACGGAGTGAttcagaggaagaagaaggacAATTCATCAGAAATCGGGAAGAAAGAGAAGACAGTAGAAAGCGTCGCGGTCGCGATGAGGATAGTAAGCGAGACCGCCGTGGAGCTGAGGAGGAAGATCGGCGCAGAATTAAAGATCGTGGTGAagattcagaggatgaagttgATCGAAAAAGGAATAGGGATAAGGATAGAAGTGAAAGAGATGGTGACATTGTGAAAGAGAGGGATAGGGATAACCGTCGTCGGCATAAGGGTTCTTCAGATGAAGAAATTAGGGATAGGGAAAGAAGGCATAGAGTTGATAGGGATGGTGGTAATGAGAAGGAGAAGGATCACCGTCGTCGGTATAAGGATGATTCAGAGGAAGATGATAGGAAGAGAAATAGGGATAGGAGGTATAGAGATAGGGATGATGATAATGAGAAGGAAAGGGATCGCCGTGGTCGGTATAAGGATGATTTGGAAGAGGAATTTGATAGGAAGAGAGATCGGAATGGGGATAGGAGGCATAGGGTTGATGATAGGGATGGTGATAATGAAAAGGAGAGGGATCGACGTGGTGACAATGATAGAAGAGGGAATGGGGAGAGGAGGCACAGGGATGGTGATAATGAGAAGGAAAGGGATCGAcgtggtgatgatgatgatagaagaGGGAATGGGGAGAGAAGGCAACGAGTTGAGAAGAATGGAGACAATGAGAGGGAAGAGATTAGGAAGAAAGAGGAAGGACGTGGGGGAGCGATTCCAGCGATACCTGCTAGTGGtatcaatggtgatgcttctaCTTTGGGGAAAAGTGGTGGTGTTTACATTCCACCATTTAAGTTAGCGAGGATGATGAGAGAAGTTGATGATAAAAGTAGTCCTGAGTATCAACGGCTGACTTGGGATGCTCTGAGGAAGAGTATTAATGGTTTGGTAAACAAGGTCAATGCGATTAacattacaaatataattcCGGAATTGTTTTCCGAGAATTTGGTTCGTGGAAGAGGACTGTTTTGCAGATCCTGTATGAAATCGCAGATGGCTTCTCCTGGGTTTACTGATGTGTTTGCTGCAATGGTTGCTGTAGTCAACACAAAATTTCCTCAAGTTGGTGATCTTTTGCTTAAAAGGATTGTTTTGCAGCTGAAAAGAGCTTATAAGCGTAATGACAAG CCTCAATTACTTGCTGCTGTTAAGTTTGTAGCACATCTTGTGAATCAGCAAGTGGCTCATGAGATCATTGCTCTAGAGTTACTCACGGTTTTGCTTGAGAAGCCTACCGATGACAGTGTTGAAGTAGCTGTTGGTTTTGTAACTGAATGTGGTTCAACACTGCAGGATCTCACACCTAAAGGACTTCATG GTATCTTTGAGCGTTTCCGTGGAATTCTTCATGAAGGAGAAATTGACAAACGTGTTCAATTTCTGATTGAAGGATTATTTGCAATAAGAAAGGCAAAGTTTCAG GGTTATCCAGCTGTTCGGCCTGAATTAGACCTTGTGGAGCAGGAAGATCAGTTGACCCATGAAATCTCCTTGGATGAGGAAATAGATCCTGAGACTTCCCTTG aTATATTCAAACCTGACCCCAATTATATGGAGAATGAAAAGCGTTATGAAGAGTTGAAGAAAACCTTGCTGGGCGAGGAAGAGAAGGAATCAGAGGGAGAAGAAGGTTCTGATGATGAATCAGATGAAGATggtgaatctgatgaagagaacGAGGAAAGTATGCAAATAAAAGATGAAACAGAGACAAATCTAGTCAATCTTCGGAGGACCATCTATCTAACAATCATGTCTAGTGTCGATTTTGAGGAAGCTGGTCACAAGCTTCTCAAAATTCATCTCGAGCCAGGTCAAGAG ATGGAACTGTGTATTATGCTTTTGGAATGTTGCAGTCAAGAAAGAACTTACCTCCGATATTATGGTCTTCTGGGCCAGCGATTCTGTATGATTAACAAAGTGCATCaagaaaattttgagaaatgCTTTGTGCAGCAATATTCCATGATCCACCGACTTGAAACAAACAAACTGCGAAATGTGGCAAAGTTTTTTGCTCATTTGCTTGGGACATTTGCTCTGCCTTGGAACGTCTTATCATACATTCGCTTGACTGAAGAGGACACAACTTCTTCTTCACGTATATTTATTAAGATTCTCTTCCAG GAATTGTCGGAGCATCTTGGAATCCGGTTGCTAAATGAGCGGTTAAACGATCCAACAATGCAGGAGTTTTTTGAATCCATATTTCCCAAAGATAATCCTAAAAACACACGATTCTGCATTAACTTCTTTACCTCCATTGGTCTCGGTGGTCTTACTGAGAATCTACGTGAGCATTTGAAAAATATGCCACGTATGATCATGCAACAGCAGAAGCAAGTTTCAGATTCTGACTCGGATAATGAATCTGGAAACTCCAGTTCATCAGATTCAGGAACCAGTTCTGAATCAGAGTCAGACTCGGCAAGTTCTGATGAAAGTgatagaaaaagaagaaaacgtAGAAGAAAGTAA
- the LOC123917304 gene encoding serine carboxypeptidase-like 45 — MISQSQSCALIATIIFVLATQIIIGVNSFPESDKIRTLPQQPKVEFQQYAGYITVDEVQKRALFYYFVEAEVEPASKPVVLWLNGGPGCSSVGAGAFVEHGPFKPTENGLIKNDYSWNKVANMLYLESPAGVGFSYSANKSFYDSVNDEITARDNLVFLQHWFSKFQEYKNNDFFITGESYAGHYVPQLAQIIVQTKSKFNLKGIAIGNPLLEFNTDFNSRAEFLWSHGLISDSTYETFTKVCNYSQIRREYQNGRATIVCSRVNRLVSMEISRYIDSYDVTLDVCLPSEKQQAYILTQLQEGEKIDVCEEDETITYLNRKDVQLALHAKLVGIPLWSTCSGVLKYDMQNLEIPTISILGKLVKSGVRVLVYSGDQDSVIPLLGTRSLVNGLAKDFGLNTTNSYRAWFNQRQVAGWTQIYGGGILSFATIRGASHEAPFSQPGRSLGLLKAFLEGKPLPTIL, encoded by the exons ATGATATCTCAGTCTCAATCATGTGCTTTAATTGCAACAATAATATTTGTTCTTGCAACACAAATCATAATAGGAGTAAATTCCTTTCCAGAATCTGATAAGATAAGAACTTTACCTCAGCAGCCAAAAGTTGAATTCCAACAATATGCTGGTTATATTACAGTTGATGAAGTGCAAAAGAGAGCTTTGTTTTACTATTTTGTTGAAGCTGAAGTTGAACCAGCTTCTAAGCCAGTAGTGCTTTGGTTAAATGGAG GGCCTGGATGTTCTTCTGTTGGAGCTGGAGCATTTGTGGAGCATGGTCCATTCAAACCAACTGAAAATGGTCTTATTAAAAATGATTATAGTTGGAACAAAG TGGCAAATATGCTCTACTTGGAATCACCTGCTGGTGTTGGTTTCTCATACTCTGCCAATAAATCATTCTATGACTCTGTCAATGATGAAATAACAG CAAGGGATAATCTTGTCTTTCTACAACATTGGTTCTCTAAATTCCAAGAGTACAAAAACAATGATTTCTTTATCACAGGGGAGAGTTATGCAG GTCACTATGTACCCCAACTTGCACAAATCATTGTTCAAACCAAAAGCAAATTCAATCTCAAGGGGATAGCA ATAGGAAATCCTCTTCTTGAATTTAAcacagatttcaactcaagagctGAGTTTTTATGGTCTCATGGACTGATATCAGATTCAACCTATGAAACTTTCACAAAAGTATGCAACTATTCTCAAATTAGAAGAGAATATCAAAATGGGAGAGCTACTATTGTTTGTTCAAGAGTGAATAGGCTAGTGTCAATGGAG ATTAGTAGATATATTGATTCATATGATGTTACACTTGATGTTTGTCTACCATCAGAAAAACAACAGGCATATATACTGACTCAATTG CAAGAGGGAGAGAAGATAGATGTTTGTGAAGAGGATGAAACAATTACATACTTGAATAGGAAAGATGTGCAGTTAGCTCTCCATGCTAAGCTTGTAGGGATCCCCTTATGGTCAACTTGTAGTGG TGTTCTGAAATATGACATGCAAAATCTAGAGATTCCAACCATATCAATTCTAGGGAAACTTGTTAAATCAGGTGTAAGAGTTCTAGTATACAG TGGTGATCAAGATTCAGTGATACCTTTACTTGGGACAAGATCTTTAGTAAATGGATTAGCCAAGGACTTTGGGTTGAACACAACAAATTCCTATAGAGCTTGGTTTAATCAAAGACAG GTAGCTGGATGGACCCAAATATATGGTGGTGGCATCTTATCATTTGCAACCATAAGAGGAGCATCTCATGAGGCACCATTTTCACAACCTGGGAGATCATTGGGGCTGCTAAAGGCATTTTTGGAAGGAAAGCCACTTCCAACTATTCTTTGA
- the LOC123915283 gene encoding agamous-like MADS-box protein AGL80: MARKKVKLAYITHDSKRRGTFKKRKNGLFKKLNEISTLCGIEACAIIFSQNDHQPEVWPSPWGGVQKVLSRFKSLSEMEQRKKMLNQESFLKQRIQKGQEQLKKQRNENRKKEMTNLMFQCVNAAHIIGNVGLNDLNDLSWMIDQNLKQIERRTNETQAEEVVENRDENVIGREQGMENNVDAMQSQHWSLDFTSNNFGDVLPFENGNNNVPNGRWPY, encoded by the exons ATGGCTAGGAAGAAAGTAAAGCTTGCCTACATAACCCATGACTCAAAGAGGAGGGGAACattcaagaaaagaaaaaatg GTTTATTTAAGAAGCTTAATGAAATAAGTACCCTTTGTGGAATTGAAGCGTGCGCtataatttttagtcaaaacGATCATCAACCAGAAGTTTGGCCGTCACCATGGGGAGGAGTTCAAAAGGTGTTGTCGAGGTTTAAGAGTTTATCTGAAATggaacaaagaaaaaagatgCTGAATCAAGAGAGTTTCTTGAAGCAAAGGATCCAGAAGGGACAAGAACAATTGAAGAAACAAAGGAATGAAAACAGAAAGAAGGAAATGACCAATCTTATGTTTCAATGTGTTAATGCTGCCCATATTATTGGCAATGTTGGCCTCAATGATCTCAATGATCTCTCATGGATGATTGATCAGAACTTGAAACAAATCGAAAGGCGTACCAATGAGACTCAAGCTGAAGAGGTGGTCGAAAATCGTGATGAAAATGTGATTGGTAGGGAGCAGGGCATGGAGAACAATGTTGATGCAATGCAAAGTCAACATTGGTCATTGGACTTCACCAGCAACAATTTTGGTGATGTGTTGCCATTTGAAAATGGTAATAATAATGTACCAAATGGTCGGTGGCCTTATTAA